The following nucleotide sequence is from Drosophila kikkawai strain 14028-0561.14 chromosome 2L, DkikHiC1v2, whole genome shotgun sequence.
CCTCGCTTTTCTTTTGCTGGGAAAAACTTTTGCCCCAGagcttttgcatttttttgtgttttctgtGCGTGGGGTTTATTTCTtgaaagtttatttttgaCAGAGTTTTATGTGCCTGGCGGGCAAACAGAAAACAGGACACGGGACCAAACAGGACACTGCAGCCCAGAAGGGGAGGCGGCCGGCGCTCGCCCGCCCGCCCCATGAAAATGACAAAATAATGTAATTTGGGGCCCGTAGATTTATGCGTGCTGCGTCTCCGCAAAAGAGGAATTTTGCAAAAGGCAAAACGCAACGTAGTCGGTTTCCTTTAGTCCCTTTTCGCTTCCTCCAGGATGCCTTCCTGCTGCGCGTGCTTGCCTTCTTCtcttacttttcttttttgtaagCCGCTTGGCCGAATTTAGGGCAGGTTTCATTCCCGCTTaaacccaaaataaaaacgaatcCTGCTGGAGGAACTTTATTCTTTTTACTTAGCCgaaggcaaggcaaggcgAGAGTTGTTGACAAAGTTTCAAGCTGAGAAGAAGATAAAGACTGAAATgggggagagggagaggagaAGAACTGGGGATCGGAAATGGATATAGCTAAAGGTGGCACAGTGTTTGGCTAAACTGTGAGTACTAGGAAATTGGGTTGAAAAAAGGAAGTGAACATGTCAGAGAACTCAATATTAAAGGGAAAGAGACATTTTGGTCTAAGGTTTAATGGTAAACAAATAAggttaattttacattttcttttattttaaataccacGTATATAGATAATTGccttaaaactaaatttttagcttagtaatatttacaaaaaaagttaataataaaaatttaacatgtataaatcaaacaaaataattataaagtcTCAAAAGCCacataaatttcaaaagaCCTCCAATTATCcaaaggtaaaaatatataaaatggatacgtagattttattttttaatattttgggAATCTACATGTATTTCAGGttgtttttaagttaaaaatgtATACTGTTTACTCAAGTGTTTAAgcaaaaaacatattgaaaTAGTTAAGAAGCTATCAcaacccaacccaacccaacccaaATTCCCTACAttgattcaatttaaaaatataaaaattgtacataagaatataaaaataaagaaacctAATGGAACATCATTACTTGGTCAACTTAAAGTCCTTGGTCCCTCGGGCCTAtcctgtaaaatatatataaaaaacacacGTAGCCGGGCCATTGTCATGGTCACCTAATCCGACTGGCCAAAAATGGCCCCGTCTTGAGCCTCTTTTTGGCCAACAACGGCAACATTGGTCGGGGGAAAAATAATCATTTCAAATGCAAAACCCAGCCCGAAGAAGCACAAGAAAAGCACATAAATGACCGCCAGCTGTGCCAAATTTTTGGATCCAAGCACCGAGCTGCACATGCCACAGAGAGCTCCAGGATCCAGAGCTCCTTGGTGTTTAGGCTCGGCTCCCTCGACACCCTCCTGACGCTGCACAGATGATTCtgattcatttaattttcgtttttgtAAATGGGTAAATTCTGTGGGTGGAGGGAGAAGGGGTAGCAGGCGCTTGAGAGGCGGGGGTTGCGTGGTTGCAAGGGGCGTGGCAGTGCCTCCGCATCTGGTAAGGACTGTCAGTCAGGAGGAGGCCTACGAAAACTTTTGCCTGCCACGCACAATTTTCCACTTTCAACTTTGCCAAggggatggatggatggttgGTTGGTGTGCGATGGGGCTGAGCTTTCTGCTTGGCTGATGTAGCGATAAGCAGGCAACGTCGTCGCTtctacacagagaaaaataattatttataattataatttgttacTTGGGTGAAGATCATATGTTTTTAACAAGATTAATTGGGATTGGAATTAGATAAGATTCTTCTTCAAGCAAAAGAAATAAGTTATTTTAGCTGTTTTATATGGGAAACACCTGTTTTTCCATCAGTATCATATTctttctatataaaatatagattagatatatgtagatatattttaaatatttgaaatctTATATACAATTTCTCACTGTGTACCTTGGTTACTACCGCTGaacttgctgttgttgctgccgcagCCGCAACGCTGCACACGCCGCCCAGGAATTGGCAATGTTGATAGGGACGGGGGTGTTGGTTAAAGAGGGGGAAATGGCGGCAGGGGGGTGGCTGCCCTGGGGCAGGGTTGAAACATAGGcccgttgctgttgttgttgttgttgttttttgctactgctgctgttgtagTTGGCGCCAGTTTCCCATGTAAAAGTTGCTGAAAAGTGTAACGCAGTCGGAGCCTGACTGAGTTGGGGATGCGGTTGAGAGCGAGGAGGGAGGGAATGGGTTTGGTGGTTGGGAAATAAGGGGGGGCGGCAAGGGAGAGGCTGTCAGGGGCGGCTGTCGTTGCCACGTCGCCTACGCGGCATAGTTTCAACTTTTCTGGCCTACGCACTGCCAAAAAACAGACTCTCCAGACTTTCAGATAAAGGTAGTAACGAAAATACCTAGTGGGCGACggggtaaaaataaaaataattaagtttaatatatagaaataggTTGGAAGTTGATTTTTTATAgagaaaaaaactaatttacttaaatttttacaaaacaaaaagtgttTTTAGGAGAAGATTTGTATATCTTTACACAACGTGAGCTTCCAATAAATTTTACatggatttaaaataaattaatataaataattccaattattattaattatatttgccAATACCTaggtaaattttattaaaaatgattcaaaattctaataaaatccGCATGTTAGAGCATCCCTTTATCGTTATACCCTCTACCCCCTGCagtctgtttttgtttcttgcCAAAAATTCACGCACTTTTCCGTAGTGTCTCCTCCAGCACCCCTCTCCACCCATGCAGGTTTCCCCCCTTTtatgtgtgttgttgttgggtgGCAAGTACATAGAGGCGCCTTTATGTGCGCAGATTTCCGTCCTTCTGGCTGGAAAATAGACTTTCGCTTTCGCTTTagctttcactttcacttgcCACCTACCGAGGGGGAGGAAGCTGGCAGCAAACTTTCGACATCAAAAAGAACTACTTTCGATAATCACAGGGCTGGCGCCAGAGGAATTACATTTCAGCCGGCTGCGGGTGAGTTTTCCACGCGCTTTTTACTGCCTCCAACTACGGGGTtttgcttttttggttttaaagtTTGGGCCAAATATTGGGCAGTTGCCTTCTTATATGCGCATAACAAATTTCTTTCAGCcattttttatgcaattttttatTGCCATTTTATGCGTCCGATGAGATCAGCCAGAATACGAtttggaaaatgaaaaatatagcTCATGAATTTACTTATTAATTAGGCTAAGCGGAGCAGCCTTGCGGAAGAGTTTCAGCTTCAAAGCTGAATTCAATCAATGACATCATGAAGCTGCGGGGTAAAATGTGGAAACACTGCAGCGGGAAAACTCTGGTGGTGGTTAGTCCAAGCGGTTTTCCATGGAAACCCCTTCTCTCATCTGCGGAAAAGCCAAGTCGTTGCAGTTGCTAATTCGATGGACCGTAGTTTTCATTTAAACGGGGTGGAAGCTGAATCAGAAATTACCTTTGGGGGATGAAAGggttgaaaataaaaaagcatTGCAATTAGGAAAATTAATCGCTTGACATAACAGATGAACGGTGTCTAGAAACTGAGTAAGTATTAAGCTTATCAAAGGTACTGTTATTAGAAATATGGCAAAACCTTAAAAAGAATCAGGGctgtataaataataataagcaaTAAGTCAGGTCTAgattataaaacaaaagtttagatttcatatttgatagaacaaaaagcaataaataaacaatatttttttttttagatttaaatttggttaaattttgtatatttgaaATTCCGTTACGAAATGTAGAACAGTTATTTATAGTTTAcgttttttacatatttataacagtACGTGTCAAAAAATACAAGATACAGATAGAAGATACAAATGCAAGATACAAATGCAAGATGCAGATgcaagatacagatacaagatacataTATGAGATACAAGATACAGATATAATATACAAGATACAataaaaagatacagatacaagtAACAAACATGTAAAATTTCTTTTggtctggtacttttggtagCTGCGTTGCCAGACTGTCAGTGCATCAGCTGATTTTCAATAGGTGACAACCCTAATTATCGCCCAAGCAACCCTGTGCTCAGCAGCAGACGAAAGCGACGAACGTCGAAATTTTCGacctgaaaataatttaaattcgttaaacgacaacaacaacacagaaTGCTGAACGCCGTGTCGCGTGCTTACGTCCGAGGCGGAGCCCAGGCCATCACCACCGGCCTGCGGGCGAGCGGCGTGGCCGTCAACTCGATGGGTAAGAATTCTGCGAGGAGGCAGCAGCCAGCGAAAAACAATCAATTACATAACAAACGGAGGAGCAGAAACCGCACTTGGCAGTGTTTTCCACATGGATATCCAGAGGGGATTCCGTTGGCAGTCAGCTCCCAGGAGATTTGGCAAATTTCCTTACGTAATTTCAACATAACCTCCGcccaataacaacaaaaagtgGGCAGGAGCTGCAGGTGCATCTTGGCTGGCATAGAGGACATATAACTTGGAGCAGACCCCGCAGGGGCCCTTATAAACGTAGTGTACAAGAGTCCGTCTGTAGTAGAACTAATTTCCCTTCTTTTATTCTAGCTAACCGCCAGGCACACACCGATCTGCAGGTGCCCGACTTCAGCCCCTATCGCCGGGACTCCGTGAAGGACAGTCGTCGCCGCAATGAGACCGCCGAGGAGCGCAAGGCCTTCTCCTACCTGCTGGTCGGAGCCGGAGCCGTGGGCGGTGCCTATGCGGCCAAGGGTCTGATCAATACCTTCATCGGTTCGATGAGCGCCTCTGCTGAAGTTTTGGCCATGGCCAAGATCGAGATCAAGCTGGCTGACATCCCCG
It contains:
- the RFeSP gene encoding cytochrome b-c1 complex subunit Rieske, mitochondrial, encoding MLNAVSRAYVRGGAQAITTGLRASGVAVNSMANRQAHTDLQVPDFSPYRRDSVKDSRRRNETAEERKAFSYLLVGAGAVGGAYAAKGLINTFIGSMSASAEVLAMAKIEIKLADIPEGKSVTFKWRGKPLFIRHRTASEIDAERQVPTSTLRDPETDDQRVIKPEWLVVIGVCTHLGCVPIANAGDFGGYYCPCHGSHYDASGRIRKGPAPLNLEVPTHEFPNEGLLIVG